A stretch of the Acidobacteriota bacterium genome encodes the following:
- the trxA gene encoding thioredoxin, translating into MASDKVQTLTDGNFTQVLGGTSQPVLVDFWAEWCGPCRMLAPTIDALAEELDGKAVIAKLDVDSNPNVPGNFGVRSIPALLVFKGGQLVDQTIGVQSKDALKRLLERHM; encoded by the coding sequence ATGGCTTCAGACAAGGTGCAGACGCTGACTGACGGCAACTTCACGCAGGTGCTCGGCGGGACGTCACAGCCGGTGCTGGTGGATTTCTGGGCGGAGTGGTGCGGCCCCTGCCGCATGCTCGCGCCGACCATCGACGCGCTGGCCGAGGAGCTCGACGGCAAGGCGGTGATCGCCAAGCTCGACGTGGACTCGAACCCCAACGTGCCAGGCAACTTCGGCGTGCGGTCGATTCCCGCGCTGCTGGTGTTCAAGGGCGGACAACTCGTCGATCAGACGATCGGCGTGCAGTCCAAGGACGCCCTGAAGCGCCTGCTCGAACGCCACATGTAA
- a CDS encoding class I SAM-dependent methyltransferase has protein sequence MSDSAERSLTSRLFGWAQRGDGPTGEGRDAGPPVGTKVLAKLLAALAHREAPVVLDLGPVVGSNVSFLGEQLGCRLRVEDLYADIDRLTREQALDTLPTWFEQRFTFEPESADAVLCWDVLDYLDKPAAAVLAAQIVQWLKPGGVVLCFFSTVANPSPTYTRYAIADADHLRHRTSPAAHGRRTVHQNRDIERLFTGLSVTESFLLLNKTREVLLRKKPART, from the coding sequence GTGTCCGATTCCGCCGAGCGCTCGCTCACTTCTCGTCTCTTCGGCTGGGCCCAGCGTGGCGACGGGCCCACGGGAGAGGGGCGCGACGCGGGTCCGCCTGTCGGTACGAAGGTCCTGGCCAAGCTGCTCGCGGCGCTCGCGCATCGTGAGGCGCCCGTCGTCCTCGATCTCGGCCCGGTGGTCGGGAGCAATGTCTCGTTCCTCGGTGAACAGCTCGGCTGCCGGCTTCGCGTCGAGGATCTCTACGCCGACATCGATCGCCTGACGCGCGAGCAGGCGCTCGACACGCTGCCGACATGGTTCGAACAGCGGTTCACGTTCGAACCCGAGAGCGCGGACGCGGTGTTGTGCTGGGACGTGCTCGACTATCTCGACAAGCCTGCGGCAGCCGTGCTTGCCGCGCAGATCGTCCAGTGGCTCAAGCCCGGCGGTGTGGTGCTGTGTTTCTTCTCCACAGTGGCGAACCCGTCGCCGACCTATACGCGCTACGCGATCGCCGACGCGGATCACCTGCGCCATCGCACGTCTCCTGCAGCGCACGGCCGTCGCACGGTCCACCAGAACCGCGATATCGAACGCCTCTTCACGGGTCTGAGCGTGACCGAGAGCTTCCTGTTGTTGAACAAGACCCGGGAAGTCCTGCTGCGCAAGAAGCCCGCTCGAACCTGA
- a CDS encoding polymer-forming cytoskeletal protein produces MSMGNIGKSVIIKGELSGSEDLTIEGQVEGKIELNNNTLTIGTNAKIKAQVFAKAVVVLGEVTGNITASEKVDIRDNGSVDGDITSPKVAIAEGAHFRGAIDMNRGGAKAEAKPGAAAPAAKA; encoded by the coding sequence ATGAGCATGGGGAACATCGGCAAGTCGGTCATCATCAAGGGTGAACTCAGCGGCAGTGAGGACCTGACGATCGAGGGCCAGGTCGAGGGGAAGATCGAGCTGAACAACAACACCCTCACCATCGGCACCAACGCGAAGATCAAGGCGCAGGTCTTTGCCAAAGCCGTGGTCGTGCTTGGTGAGGTCACCGGCAACATCACGGCTTCGGAGAAGGTCGACATCCGCGACAACGGCTCGGTCGATGGCGACATCACCAGCCCGAAGGTGGCCATCGCGGAAGGCGCGCACTTCCGTGGTGCCATCGACATGAATCGCGGCGGCGCCAAGGCGGAAGCCAAGCCCGGGGCAGCAGCGCCGGCAGCCAAGGCCTGA
- the trxB gene encoding thioredoxin-disulfide reductase, with amino-acid sequence MTDDVRNVVIIGSGPAGLTAALYAARANLHPLVIEGLQPGGQLTITTLVENWPGFRDGVMGPQLMIDMREQAERVGTSFLTGLVERVDFTARPFTLTMDSGDVIRALTVIVATGASAKLLGLPSEMMLMGRGVSTCATCDGFFFRNRPIAIVGGGDTALEEALYLAKLASHVTVIHRRDTLRASKIMQDKAFANPKITFRWNTTVDEIVADQRGDVNGAVLRDVHTGAVETLAVDGVFVAIGHTPNTSIFKGQLDMDESGYLQTTGTRTNVPGVFAAGDVQDQVYRQAITSAGTGCMAAMDAERWLEHGGAAHEVDAAHATA; translated from the coding sequence ATGACTGACGACGTCCGCAATGTGGTGATCATCGGGTCGGGCCCGGCTGGCCTGACGGCGGCGCTGTACGCGGCGCGCGCCAACCTGCACCCGCTCGTGATCGAGGGGCTGCAGCCGGGCGGCCAGCTCACGATCACGACGCTGGTCGAGAACTGGCCGGGATTCCGCGACGGCGTGATGGGCCCGCAGCTCATGATCGACATGCGCGAGCAGGCCGAGCGCGTGGGCACGTCGTTCCTGACAGGGCTGGTGGAGCGCGTCGACTTCACCGCACGTCCGTTCACGCTGACGATGGACAGCGGCGACGTCATTCGCGCGCTCACCGTCATCGTCGCGACGGGCGCGTCGGCCAAGCTGCTCGGACTTCCGTCGGAGATGATGCTGATGGGGCGCGGCGTCAGCACGTGCGCCACCTGCGACGGCTTCTTCTTCCGTAACAGGCCGATCGCGATCGTGGGCGGGGGAGACACGGCGCTCGAGGAGGCGCTCTATCTCGCGAAACTCGCCTCGCACGTCACCGTGATCCACCGACGCGACACGCTGCGCGCGTCGAAGATCATGCAGGACAAGGCGTTCGCGAACCCGAAGATCACGTTCCGCTGGAACACCACGGTGGACGAGATCGTGGCCGACCAGCGCGGCGACGTGAACGGCGCCGTGCTGCGCGACGTGCACACGGGTGCCGTCGAGACGCTCGCGGTCGACGGTGTCTTCGTGGCCATCGGACACACGCCGAACACGTCGATCTTCAAGGGACAGCTCGACATGGACGAGAGCGGGTACCTGCAGACGACGGGGACGCGAACCAACGTGCCCGGCGTGTTCGCCGCGGGCGACGTGCAGGACCAGGTGTATCGCCAGGCGATCACGTCGGCGGGCACGGGCTGCATGGCCGCGATGGACGCCGAGCGCTGGCTGGAGCATGGCGGTGCCGCGCACGAGGTCGACGCCGCCCACGCCACGGCGTGA
- the glgA gene encoding glycogen synthase GlgA produces the protein MRILMVASEAVPFAKTGGLADVAAALPKALGELGHDVTVVMPRYRGIAVQGAPTTSFGVSMGGHTYKADVFVQETSPGVRVALVDHPAFFDRDALYGLGSHDYGDNPRRFGFLCLAALEFMRAEGTRVDVVHAHDWQGGLAPVYVRTRYAADPVLGSAATIFTIHNIAYQGNCASEWLPQLGLGWDLFTSDGLEYWLHLSLLKAGIMFSDLVTTVSPRYARELMTREFAFGFEGILQHRSADLVGIVNGIDDGVWNPATDKHLPANYTVDDLSGKAAAKRALLDAYGLPGGDEGLRRPVIAMISRMVDQKGLDMIASVGEQLPHIGASLVILGTGEPWYEEMWRSLARRFPDRVGVRIGFDEPLSHLIEAGADLFMMPSRFEPCGLNQMYSSRYGTLPVVRATGGLDDTVRNYDPVTGTGTGFKFHDASGEALLGTLRWALHVYHNDPDRWRALQRAGMAMDFSWNASARAYLDAYDRARMQAARRRGTSA, from the coding sequence CTGCGCATCCTGATGGTGGCGAGCGAGGCCGTGCCGTTTGCCAAGACCGGCGGTCTTGCGGACGTCGCCGCGGCCCTCCCCAAGGCGCTCGGCGAACTGGGGCACGACGTCACGGTGGTGATGCCTCGCTATCGCGGCATCGCGGTGCAGGGTGCCCCGACCACGAGCTTCGGTGTGTCCATGGGCGGGCATACCTACAAGGCCGACGTGTTCGTGCAGGAAACGAGCCCTGGCGTGCGCGTGGCGCTCGTCGATCACCCGGCGTTCTTCGACCGCGACGCGCTGTACGGTCTCGGCAGCCACGACTACGGCGACAACCCACGGCGTTTCGGGTTCCTGTGTCTCGCCGCGTTGGAGTTCATGCGCGCCGAAGGCACGCGCGTCGACGTCGTGCACGCGCACGACTGGCAGGGCGGTCTCGCCCCGGTGTACGTGAGGACGCGGTATGCGGCCGATCCCGTGCTGGGATCGGCGGCCACGATCTTCACGATCCACAACATCGCCTATCAGGGCAACTGTGCGTCGGAGTGGCTGCCGCAGCTCGGCCTGGGCTGGGATCTGTTCACGTCGGACGGCCTCGAGTACTGGCTGCACCTCAGCCTGCTCAAGGCCGGCATCATGTTCTCGGATCTGGTCACGACGGTCAGTCCACGCTACGCGCGCGAGCTCATGACGCGCGAGTTCGCGTTCGGGTTCGAAGGCATTCTCCAGCACCGTTCCGCCGACCTCGTGGGCATCGTCAATGGCATCGACGATGGGGTGTGGAACCCGGCGACGGACAAGCACCTGCCAGCCAACTACACGGTCGATGACCTGTCGGGCAAGGCGGCGGCCAAGCGTGCGCTCCTCGACGCGTATGGGCTGCCGGGGGGAGACGAAGGGCTCCGCCGGCCGGTCATCGCGATGATCTCGCGCATGGTCGATCAGAAGGGACTCGACATGATTGCGTCGGTGGGCGAGCAGTTGCCGCACATCGGCGCGAGCCTGGTCATCCTCGGGACGGGAGAGCCCTGGTACGAGGAGATGTGGCGGTCGCTCGCGCGTCGCTTCCCTGACCGGGTCGGCGTCAGGATCGGCTTCGACGAACCGCTGTCGCACCTCATCGAAGCGGGCGCGGACCTCTTCATGATGCCGTCGCGGTTCGAGCCGTGTGGTCTCAATCAGATGTACAGCTCGAGGTATGGCACACTACCTGTAGTGCGTGCGACGGGAGGACTGGACGATACTGTCCGCAACTACGATCCCGTGACCGGAACCGGGACGGGCTTCAAGTTCCACGACGCCAGCGGGGAGGCGTTGCTCGGGACGCTTCGCTGGGCGTTGCATGTCTACCACAACGATCCCGACCGCTGGCGCGCGTTGCAGCGGGCGGGCATGGCGATGGATTTCTCCTGGAACGCGTCGGCGCGGGCATACCTCGACGCGTACGACCGCGCCCGGATGCAGGCGGCGCGTCGGCGGGGCACGTCGGCCTGA
- a CDS encoding cysteine desulfurase — translation MSAAPLHAGRVYLDHNATTPVDPAVIAAVAEAMRDEFGNASSVHHFGQKAKGRLDEARQQVAALIGGAPSEVVFTSGGTEADNLAVRGAAEALESMGRRHLVTSAIEHEAILRTMTALERRGWRITRVAPDRHGVVSPEAIADALTDDTALLSLMHGNNEVGTLQPVRACAAIARARGIIVHTDAVQTVGKVPVDARDLDVDLLSLSGHKMYGPKGVGALWIRRGTRLLSTMTGGRQERSRRAGTENVPAIIGLGVAAHLATARLTDDARVQAALRDRLETGVLTRIDDAHVNGAGQPRVPNTTNIGFAGIEAESLLIALDLEGFAVSTGSACSSGTLEPSHVLKAMGLDLHDTQNALRISLGRHTTDAEIDALIDALPPIVARLRALTDRRPRHATTSQE, via the coding sequence ATGTCTGCCGCGCCACTTCACGCCGGGCGCGTCTACCTCGACCACAACGCCACCACGCCAGTCGACCCCGCCGTCATTGCGGCCGTGGCCGAGGCCATGCGCGACGAGTTCGGGAACGCGTCGAGCGTTCACCATTTCGGGCAGAAGGCCAAGGGACGCCTCGACGAGGCGCGCCAGCAGGTCGCCGCGCTCATCGGCGGCGCCCCTTCAGAGGTGGTGTTCACCAGCGGCGGTACCGAAGCCGACAATCTCGCGGTGCGTGGCGCAGCCGAGGCGCTCGAGTCGATGGGCAGGCGCCATCTGGTCACAAGCGCGATCGAGCACGAAGCGATTCTCCGGACGATGACCGCGCTGGAGCGTCGCGGCTGGCGGATCACGCGCGTAGCCCCCGATCGACATGGCGTGGTGTCGCCCGAGGCAATCGCCGATGCGTTGACCGACGACACGGCCCTGCTCAGTCTGATGCACGGCAACAACGAGGTCGGCACGCTGCAGCCGGTGCGTGCCTGCGCGGCGATCGCCCGGGCGCGCGGCATCATCGTCCATACCGACGCCGTGCAGACCGTCGGGAAGGTGCCCGTCGACGCGCGCGACCTCGACGTCGATCTGCTCAGCCTCTCCGGTCACAAGATGTACGGGCCCAAGGGCGTGGGCGCGTTGTGGATCCGGCGCGGGACGCGCCTGCTCTCCACGATGACGGGCGGCAGGCAGGAGCGGAGTCGTCGCGCGGGGACGGAGAACGTGCCGGCGATCATCGGCCTCGGCGTGGCCGCACACCTCGCCACCGCGCGCCTGACCGACGATGCACGCGTGCAGGCCGCCTTACGCGATCGACTCGAGACCGGCGTGCTGACGCGCATCGACGATGCGCACGTCAACGGTGCCGGCCAGCCACGCGTGCCCAACACGACCAACATCGGGTTCGCAGGCATCGAGGCCGAGTCGTTGTTGATCGCGCTCGATCTGGAAGGGTTCGCCGTGTCGACGGGATCGGCCTGCTCGTCGGGCACGCTGGAGCCGTCGCACGTGCTCAAGGCGATGGGGCTCGATCTGCACGACACGCAGAATGCGCTGCGCATCAGCCTTGGACGCCACACCACCGACGCGGAGATCGACGCGCTGATCGACGCGCTGCCCCCCATCGTCGCCAGGCTGCGCGCCCTGACCGATCGCCGTCCGCGACACGCGACAACGAGCCAGGAGTGA
- a CDS encoding acyl-CoA dehydrogenase family protein: MLDFDISDEHRLLEQTVREWGAREVAPHIAELDRAHRFDPRLLPQMAALGLLGICLPAEYGGAAMDYISLGLACEELEYVDTSLRVILSVHVGLNSLSLLTWGTEEQKQRYLVPQAQGRKIATFGLTEPAAGSDARGIQTVAIRQGDRYVLSGEKMWISLADVADHFLVIAWSDLEKKRAKDPSGLSAFIVERAFKGFSSGTLTHKWGILAGNTGFFKMDDVEVPAENLLGREGEGFKIAMFALDQGRYTVAAGATGLIRACRDASVTYARQRHTFGVEIGQHQLVKEMLARMEADYQQSRLLWLRSGWLKNVGRRNTKETSLAKWVSTVASERAAGDAVQIHGANGYSDEYPVGRYYRNCKGAVIYEGTREIHALMQADYLLGYRVDKPTRCELPACRPT; the protein is encoded by the coding sequence ATGCTCGACTTCGACATCTCCGACGAACACCGGCTGCTGGAGCAGACAGTCCGTGAATGGGGCGCACGCGAGGTCGCGCCGCACATCGCGGAGCTCGACCGCGCGCATCGATTCGATCCCCGCCTGCTACCGCAGATGGCCGCGCTCGGCCTGCTCGGGATCTGCCTGCCTGCCGAATACGGCGGCGCAGCAATGGACTACATCAGTCTCGGGCTGGCCTGCGAGGAACTGGAGTACGTCGATACGTCGCTGCGCGTGATTCTGTCGGTGCACGTCGGCCTGAACAGCCTCTCGCTCCTGACATGGGGCACCGAGGAACAGAAGCAGCGCTATCTGGTGCCGCAGGCGCAGGGCCGGAAGATCGCCACGTTCGGACTCACCGAACCGGCGGCCGGTAGTGACGCGAGGGGCATCCAGACAGTGGCGATCAGGCAGGGCGATCGCTACGTCCTGTCGGGCGAGAAGATGTGGATTTCGCTGGCCGACGTCGCGGATCACTTCCTCGTCATCGCGTGGAGCGATCTGGAGAAGAAGCGCGCCAAGGACCCGAGCGGCCTCAGCGCGTTCATCGTGGAGCGCGCGTTCAAGGGATTCTCCAGCGGCACGCTCACGCACAAGTGGGGCATCCTCGCGGGCAACACGGGCTTCTTCAAGATGGACGATGTGGAGGTCCCGGCGGAGAACCTGCTCGGCCGCGAAGGCGAGGGATTCAAGATCGCGATGTTCGCGCTCGATCAGGGGCGTTACACCGTTGCCGCCGGTGCCACGGGCCTGATCCGTGCGTGCCGCGACGCGAGCGTCACGTACGCCCGTCAGCGCCACACGTTCGGCGTCGAGATCGGCCAGCACCAGCTCGTGAAGGAGATGCTGGCACGCATGGAGGCCGACTACCAGCAGTCGCGGCTGCTGTGGCTGCGGTCGGGCTGGCTCAAGAACGTCGGCCGTCGCAACACGAAGGAGACCAGTCTCGCCAAGTGGGTGAGCACCGTCGCCTCCGAGCGCGCTGCGGGTGATGCGGTTCAGATCCACGGGGCCAACGGCTACTCGGACGAGTATCCCGTCGGTCGCTACTACAGAAACTGCAAGGGCGCGGTAATCTACGAGGGTACCCGCGAGATCCACGCGTTGATGCAGGCCGACTACCTGCTCGGCTATCGCGTGGACAAGCCGACGCGCTGTGAACTGCCAGCCTGTCGGCCCACGTGA
- the hflX gene encoding GTPase HflX, translated as MTDSEPHAYGAGGRERAALVGLITGAMRRTHVEDALEELAGLAEAADIEPAIRFTQERDRPDPATLIGSGKLETLKAACEEADLSLVIFDNELTPAQLRNIEKTLQLRVIDRTQLILDIFARRARTREGKLQVELAQLRYLLPRLVGASAALSRLGGGIGTRGPGETKLETDRRRIRVRIATLTDDLANVRRRRGQLRDRRRRTELPTAALVGYTNAGKTTLFNRLTHDSAVASDALFVTLDPLTRELRLPNRQRAALSDTVGFIDRLPHTLVAAFRATLEEVADADLLLHVVDASVDDYERHLQAVERVLAEVDASQVPSLLIFNKVDRLDEGAREHLRQAYDSSLQISAATGDGVDELLLEIARALALDTRRVTLAFDQARQEDRLAIERLYRVARVLSHDADGDRVSIEAEVPRRLMQRLHEGLAL; from the coding sequence GTGACCGATTCCGAGCCACACGCGTACGGTGCAGGTGGGCGCGAACGCGCCGCACTCGTCGGTCTGATCACGGGCGCGATGCGGCGTACGCACGTCGAGGACGCCCTCGAGGAACTGGCCGGTCTGGCGGAGGCCGCCGACATCGAGCCGGCGATCCGGTTCACGCAGGAACGCGACAGGCCGGATCCCGCCACGCTCATCGGATCTGGCAAGCTCGAGACGCTGAAGGCCGCGTGCGAAGAGGCGGATCTCTCACTCGTCATCTTCGACAACGAACTGACGCCGGCACAGTTGCGCAACATCGAGAAGACGCTGCAATTGCGGGTCATCGATCGCACGCAATTGATCCTCGACATCTTTGCGCGCCGCGCGCGCACGCGGGAAGGCAAGCTGCAGGTCGAACTCGCGCAGCTGCGCTACCTCTTGCCGCGCCTTGTCGGCGCGTCGGCGGCGCTGTCACGGCTGGGTGGTGGCATCGGCACGCGCGGCCCCGGCGAGACGAAGCTCGAGACCGATCGCCGGCGCATCCGCGTCAGGATCGCGACGCTCACGGACGACCTCGCGAACGTCAGGCGACGTCGCGGTCAGTTGCGCGATCGCCGACGACGGACGGAGCTGCCCACGGCGGCGCTCGTCGGCTACACGAACGCGGGCAAGACCACGCTGTTCAACAGGCTGACGCATGACAGTGCCGTCGCCTCCGACGCGCTCTTCGTGACGCTGGATCCGCTCACGCGCGAGCTCAGACTGCCGAATCGCCAACGGGCCGCGCTGTCGGACACCGTCGGCTTCATCGATCGCCTGCCGCACACGCTCGTGGCCGCATTCCGCGCCACGCTGGAAGAAGTGGCCGACGCCGACCTGCTCCTGCACGTCGTCGACGCGTCAGTGGACGATTACGAACGTCACCTCCAGGCCGTCGAGCGCGTGCTGGCCGAAGTCGATGCGTCCCAAGTGCCGAGCCTCCTGATCTTCAACAAGGTCGATCGACTCGACGAAGGCGCGAGGGAGCACTTGCGACAGGCCTACGACTCGTCGCTGCAGATCTCCGCGGCGACAGGCGATGGCGTCGACGAACTCCTGCTGGAGATCGCGCGGGCACTGGCGCTCGACACGCGTCGGGTGACGCTGGCGTTCGACCAGGCCCGCCAGGAGGACCGCCTCGCCATCGAGCGGCTCTATCGCGTGGCGCGCGTCCTCAGTCACGATGCCGACGGCGATCGCGTGAGCATCGAAGCCGAGGTGCCCCGCCGATTGATGCAACGCCTGCACGAGGGGCTCGCGCTATGA
- the mnmA gene encoding tRNA 2-thiouridine(34) synthase MnmA — MRIAVAMSGGVDSSVAAALLADAGHDVVGLSMQLYDQQEGQVAFGTCCTIDDLHDARRVASRLGIPHYIVNFESHFHAQVVTPFVDDYVAGRTPIPCTRCNSEVKFVTLLDRVEALEADRLATGHYVQSRQDDDGQWHLLRGADHAKDQSYFLFSLTQAQLARASFPVGHMDKTSVRAYASSRGLPVAAKPDSQEICFVPDGDQAAFVARAAGDRTPPPGRIVDVEGRALGTHTGVHHFTVGQRKGLRLSVGVPLYVVAIDAGTRDVVVGPRRALEGRHCSVEEVNWVSGRAPDSAIRASVQIRHRHPAAPASVRALGDDRAAVQFDAPQYAITPGQAAVFYDGDEVLGGGWISTRM; from the coding sequence ATGCGCATCGCTGTCGCCATGTCCGGCGGTGTCGACTCCTCGGTTGCCGCCGCGCTGCTCGCCGATGCCGGACACGACGTGGTCGGGCTCTCCATGCAGTTGTACGACCAGCAGGAGGGGCAGGTGGCGTTCGGCACGTGCTGCACGATCGACGACCTGCACGATGCGCGGCGCGTGGCCTCGCGCCTCGGCATCCCGCACTACATCGTCAACTTCGAGTCGCACTTCCACGCGCAGGTCGTGACGCCCTTCGTCGACGACTACGTCGCGGGCCGCACGCCCATTCCCTGCACGCGCTGCAACAGCGAGGTGAAGTTCGTCACGCTGCTCGATCGCGTCGAGGCGCTGGAGGCCGACCGCCTCGCCACAGGCCACTACGTGCAGTCGCGCCAGGACGATGACGGGCAGTGGCACCTGCTGCGCGGCGCGGACCACGCAAAGGATCAGTCCTACTTCCTGTTCTCGCTGACGCAGGCGCAACTCGCGCGAGCGAGCTTCCCCGTCGGCCACATGGACAAGACGTCAGTACGTGCTTACGCCTCGTCGCGCGGCCTGCCGGTGGCCGCCAAGCCGGACTCGCAGGAGATCTGCTTCGTCCCCGATGGCGATCAGGCGGCGTTCGTCGCCCGCGCAGCAGGCGATCGCACGCCGCCACCGGGCCGCATCGTCGACGTGGAGGGGCGGGCGCTCGGCACGCACACGGGCGTCCATCACTTCACCGTCGGTCAGCGCAAGGGCCTCCGTCTGTCGGTCGGCGTACCGCTGTACGTGGTGGCGATCGACGCGGGAACGCGCGACGTGGTGGTCGGGCCGCGCCGCGCGCTCGAAGGACGCCACTGCTCTGTCGAAGAGGTGAACTGGGTGTCCGGTCGCGCGCCTGACTCCGCCATTCGCGCCAGCGTGCAGATCCGCCACCGCCACCCCGCGGCGCCTGCCTCCGTCCGCGCGCTTGGCGACGACCGGGCCGCCGTCCAATTCGATGCTCCGCAGTACGCCATCACGCCTGGCCAGGCCGCCGTCTTCTACGACGGAGACGAGGTCCTCGGCGGTGGGTGGATCTCGACTCGGATGTAG
- a CDS encoding MFS transporter, translating into MNRNLFAIAGACFIGFSGFTLVMPFLPLYFEQLGMRDPAEIALWSGLSLGVTPGMTALLAPLWGRVADRLGNKFLVLRSLVCFVITMVLMGLATQPWHIFGLRVLQGFFAGYGALAVAMAAQAAPRDQMARAIGTVQTAQRLGPALGPAIGGVLAVAIGIRASFFVASLFYAAALILVWRWFEESRPPAARSRADEAGSRLTFANAAAFQQFVLLMGVIFGLQIVDRSFGPVLPLYLAQLGVGPDRVALVAGVLFSSAAGAGAAGNLLTQRLLQVAAPRALLRLMALVAAMGMLPFVVGLAVPALVVATLVFGFAVGVALTASFTAAGHVIPEQARSTGFGLLTSASLAGLSLSPIASGVLARISIRSVFIVGVITLAVVSAMVSYVMRARVDEASWPCVEEL; encoded by the coding sequence GTGAATCGGAACCTCTTCGCCATCGCTGGCGCGTGCTTCATCGGCTTTTCCGGCTTCACGCTGGTGATGCCGTTCCTGCCGCTGTACTTCGAACAGCTCGGCATGCGCGACCCGGCGGAGATCGCGCTCTGGTCCGGTCTCAGCCTTGGCGTGACGCCGGGCATGACGGCGCTGCTCGCGCCGTTGTGGGGGCGTGTGGCCGACAGACTGGGCAACAAGTTCCTCGTCCTCCGGTCGCTGGTGTGCTTTGTCATCACGATGGTCCTGATGGGGCTCGCGACGCAGCCGTGGCACATCTTCGGCCTGCGCGTGCTCCAGGGATTCTTCGCCGGCTATGGTGCGCTCGCCGTGGCCATGGCGGCACAGGCCGCTCCGCGCGATCAGATGGCGCGCGCGATCGGCACCGTGCAGACGGCGCAGCGACTGGGGCCGGCGCTCGGCCCGGCCATCGGCGGCGTGCTGGCCGTTGCGATCGGCATTCGGGCGTCGTTCTTCGTCGCGTCGCTGTTCTACGCGGCGGCGCTCATCCTCGTCTGGCGCTGGTTCGAAGAGTCACGCCCCCCCGCGGCCCGGTCCCGTGCCGACGAGGCCGGCTCGCGGCTGACGTTTGCCAACGCCGCCGCATTCCAGCAGTTCGTGCTGCTGATGGGCGTGATCTTCGGGTTGCAGATCGTGGATCGCAGCTTCGGGCCCGTGCTGCCCTTGTATCTGGCGCAACTCGGTGTCGGACCGGATCGGGTCGCGCTGGTCGCGGGCGTGTTGTTCTCGTCGGCGGCTGGTGCGGGCGCAGCCGGCAACCTGCTGACGCAGCGATTGCTGCAGGTGGCCGCGCCGCGCGCGCTGTTGCGCCTGATGGCGCTGGTGGCCGCGATGGGCATGCTGCCCTTCGTCGTCGGCCTTGCCGTGCCGGCGCTGGTCGTGGCGACGCTGGTCTTCGGGTTCGCCGTCGGCGTGGCACTGACCGCGTCGTTCACGGCCGCCGGGCACGTGATCCCCGAACAGGCGCGCTCGACCGGATTCGGGCTGCTGACGAGCGCGTCACTGGCCGGCCTGTCCCTCAGCCCGATCGCGAGCGGCGTGCTCGCCCGTATCAGCATCCGCAGCGTCTTCATCGTGGGCGTGATCACCCTGGCGGTCGTGTCCGCGATGGTCAGCTACGTGATGCGTGCGCGTGTGGACGAGGCCTCGTGGCCGTGCGTGGAAGAGCTGTGA